In Capricornis sumatraensis isolate serow.1 chromosome 16, serow.2, whole genome shotgun sequence, a genomic segment contains:
- the LOC138092813 gene encoding olfactory receptor 5P80-like: protein MGTGNYTTVTEFIILGLAEDTTICVILLIVFLGIYLVTLMGNSSIIMLIRSSPQLHTPMYLFLCHLAFVDIGYSSSVTPVMLMGFLREGTSIRVAGCVAQLCSVVTFGTAECFLLAAMAYDRYVAICLPLLYSTHMSPRICTLLVGASYLGGCVNAWTFTGCLLSLSFCGSNKVNHFFCDYSPLLKLSCSHDFTSEITPAISSGSIIVVTVFIIALSYIYILITILKMRSTEGRHKAFSTCTSHLTAVTLFYGTITFIYVMPKSSYSAEQNKVVSVFYTVIIPMLNPLIYSLRNKEVKEAMRKLMARTHW, encoded by the coding sequence ATGGGGACTGGAAACTACACAACTGTGACAGAGTTCATTATTTTGGGGTTAGCAGAGGATACTACAATTTGTGTCATTTTATTGATTGTGTTTTTGGGAATCTATCTGGTCACCTTAATGGGTAATAGCAGCATAATCATGTTAATCAGAAGCAGCCCTCAGCTTCACACCCCAATGTACCTTTTCCTCTGCCATTTGGCCTTTGTGGACATTGGGTACTCCTCATCAGTCACACCTGTCATGCTCATGGGCTTCCTCAGGGAAGGAACTTCTATCCGTGTTGCTGGTTGTGTTGCTCAGCTCTGTTCTGTGGTCACATTTGGGACAGCTGAGTGCTTCCTGCTGGCtgccatggcctatgaccgctatgtggccatctgcttGCCCCTACTCTACTCCACACACATGTCCCCCAGAATCTGCACTCTCTTAGTGGGGGCTTCCTATCTAGGTGGGTGTGTGAATGCTTGGACATTTACTGGCTGCTTGTTAAGCCTGTCCTTCTGTGGGTCAAATAAAGTCAATCACTTTTTCTGTGATTATTCGCCACTTTTGAAACTTTCTTGTTCTCATGATTTTACTTCTGAAATAACTCCAGCCATCTCTTCTGGCTCAATTATTGTAGTCACTGTGTTTATCATTGCTCTCTCTTACATCTACATCCTCATCACCATCCTGAAGATGCGTTCCACTGAGGGGCGGCAcaaagccttctccacctgcacGTCCCACCTCACAGCAGTTACTCTGTTCTATGGGACCATCACATTCATTTATGTGATGCCCAAGTCCAGCTACTCAGCTGAACAAAACAAAGTGGTGTCTGTGTTCTACACAGTCATAATCCCCATGTTGAACCCCCTCATTTACAGTCTTAGAAACAAGGAGGTTAAAGAGGCCATGAGAAAATTAATGGCTAGAACACATTGGTAG